The genomic stretch TTTCAGCTTTCACCCTCTACAATCCTTTTCAGATTCACAAATAGCAATTCAACAACTACCACATACGGTTTTCACCATTGAGGGGCAAGGTAACTATGAATTGATTGTGAAAAATCTTTTAAAAGATTATACTAATGAATATATAAAAATTTCAACAGATAATAAAGCTCTATATCATATTGCAGCAGTTATTTTATCTAATTATCTGGTAACTCTATATGGTCTATCAGAGGAAATACTTACAAAAATCGGTATGAGCCAAAAACAAGCTAAGGGACTTTTGACATCACTTTTAGACTCAACTGTAAGTAATATTAAAGATAAGGGCTTTAAAGCTTTGACGGGACCTCTTGAACGAGGTGATTTAATAACAATTCAACATCACTTAAAAAATTTGAAAAATGATACACAAACACGAAAAGTATATAAAAGCTTAGCTTTGGAAACACTGATTTTACTTAAAAAAAATGGAAGAGAAGTTTCAGATGATTTGTTAAAAATTTTTATAGAAGAAAGTTTAATTTAAGCTTATAAAATATAAAAAAGATAGGAGGAATTATGCGAAAGAAGGTAACAACAAGGAGTTTTCAAAAATTTAAAGAAACTGGGAAAAAAATTACAATGATGACAGCTTATGACTATTCAACAGCTAAACTACTTGATGAAGCTGGAATCGACTCAATTTTAGTAGGGGACTCTTTGGGGAATGTTATATTGGGATATGAAGATACGATTTATGTAACTATGGAAGATATGATTCACCATATTAGAGCAGTTGCTAAAGGAGCTAAAAATCCACTTATAATTGGAGATATGCCATATCTTTCATATCATGGCGATGTCAATGAAGCAGTTAGAAATGCAGGTCGTTTAATTCAGGAAGGGCATGCACAGGCTGTAAAACTGGAAGGTGGGCGTGAAATTTTAGATGTCGTAAATGCTTTGGTAAGAGCTAAAATTCCTGTAGTAGGTCATATTGGGCTGACACCACAGTCAGTTAATCAAATGGGAGGTTATCTTATTCAAGGAAAAAAAGCGGAAGACGCTCAAAGACTACTTGAGGATGCAAAACTTTTAGATGAAGCGGGAGTATTTGCCCTTGTAATTGAATGTGTACCTAAACAGGTAGCAGAAAAAATAACTGAGGAAGTAAAATGCCCTACAATAGGTATCGGGGCAGGAAATGTTACAGACGGACAGGTACTTGTTTCAAATGACGCCTTCGGAACTTATTCAGATAAAAGTCCATCTTTCGTCAGAGTATTTGGAAATGTAGGTGAGGTTATTAAAAACTCAACTAAATCTTTTATTGAAGCAGTTGAAAAAGGAGAGTTTCCAAATGATAAAGAAAGTTTCCACATAGGTGAGCAAGAGGCTGAAGAGTGGTGTAAACTTTATGGAGAACAAAATAGTAATAAGTAGAAGCCAAAAATTTATTTGTATTTTATAAATAAGTTGTTAAATTTGTCCATTTGGAGGAGAAAATATGAAAGTAATAGAAGACTTAAAAGAATTAAAACAATTTGTAAAAGAACAAAAAAAATTGGGAAAAAGTATAGGGCTTGTTCCAACAATGGGTTATTTACATGAAGGACACCAAGCTCTTATGAAAAAAGCAAGAGAGGAAAATGATATTGTCATTGTATCCGATTTTGTTAATCCTATTCAGTTTGGACCCAATGAAGACTATGATGCCTATCCCAGAAATTTGGAGCATGATATTGAAAAATGCTCTGAACAGGGAGTAGACATTCTTTTTGTTCCTTCAGTAGAAGATATGTATTCCACTAATTATGCAACTTATGTCAATGTAGAAGGCTTAACTGATAATTTATGCGGTGCACAAAGACCAGGTCATTTCAGAGGAGTATGTACTGTTGTACTTAAATTATTTAATATTACAAAGGCAAATCGTGCATATTTTGGGAAAAAAGATATACAACAGCTTATGATTATTCGTCGTATGGTGAAAGATCTTGATATTGATATTGAAATTGTAGCTTTACCAATTATTAGAGAAACTGATGGGCTTGCTAAAAGTTCTCGTAACAAATATCTTTCAGATGAACAGAGAAAAGCTGCACTTTCACTTTCTAAAGCACTTGAATTGGCTCAGACAATGATTGACAAGGGAGAAAAAAATACAAAGGTTCTTAGAGAGGCAATGAGAGAAATTTTTAAAAAATTACCTTGTACCATAGACTATATTAAAATTGTCGATGGGGAAACTCTTAAAGATATAGAAAATATAACAGGGCCATCAATTATTGCCTTAGCAATTAAATTTGGAACAACTCGTTTAATAGATAATAGGACAGTGGGCTTTTAAAAAATACTATAAAAAATAGTGAAATCTTAACAATAAAATATACAAATAGGGAGCTGCTCAAATAAATTGCAGCTCCCTTTACTTATAATAAGATACTTATATTCTCCTAGAAATTAAATAAATTTAATATCAGAAATATCAAGCAGTTCAACTGTGGTCTTTTGAATAGCTTCTTTTAACAATGGATCTAAAGTTTTAGAGTTAAACTGAAAATATATTGATGAATCTGAAAAATAAATATTTAGAAGACTCGGTTTACTATTTAAAGACGACTTGCTAAGAATATCTTCAACAGCAGCCTTTAATAAATTTGAATAAGAGTCTTCAGGAGTAGAAAAAGTATAGTTTTTAACTGTAGTTCCATCACTATAATAGCATTGGACATCAACCATAGTAATATCTTTTTGAATGGTTTTTACTTCCACCTCATTGACTTTATTTTTTGAAGGAAGTGTGATATAGAATATTGCCAAAAAGACAAATATTCCAAATAAAATAAATGAAAGTTTATATTTCTTTATATATTCCATAAAATCTCCTAATTAAAATAATTTCTAATAGAATTAGCTATTTCAATAGCCATTTGTTTTTGCACAGTAGGGTCGGTTATAATTTTTCTATCCTCGGCATTACTTACAAAACCTACCTCTATTAGAATTCCCGGTCCATTGAAACCTCTTAAAACAGCAAAATTCGCTCCATGTATTCCACCATTTCTTAAACCAACGGCAGAAGAAACATTATCAACAATGTCTTGAGCTAAAATAATTGAATTTTCTTGATTTTTTTTATAAGCGAGTTCACCGGAGATTTGAGCTATGTCGTCAGTATTTTCACCATATTTTTCACCGAAGCTATTTTCAAAGTTTGCAATTCTTTCAGCATAGGGAGAAGATTTTCTTGAAAAATAAAAAACTTCAATTCCATGAGCTTTTGTATTATGTGAAGCATTTGCATGCACACTTACAAAAAGTTTTGCCCCTGCATTATTACCCATTTTAGGTCTGTCATGTAGTTTTATAAATATGTCTTTATCTCTGGTTATAAGTATATTAAAATCTTTAGAAAGCTCCTCTCTTAAATGTTTAGAAATAGCGAAAACAATGTCTTTCTCATAGACTTTACCCCTTACAGCTCCCGGATCTTTTCCTCCATGCCCCGGATCAATAATGATTAAATGTTTATTTTTATTTGTTTTATATAGAGCTATATCTATTTTTTTACTGCTGTTATCTATAATATATGAAATTTTTGGGAAAAGTTGTAAAGTAAGTAGGATGTTATTATCTCCTCTATTTATCATTATATCTTCAAAAAATCCAGATTTTTTTATTTTATCTTCCAAATCACTTGTCAATTTAGAAATAGATTTCTTATCTAAATTTAAAATTTCAATATATATAAGTCTGGTATCCTCATCGGCACTTACGATGGATTCATTGGACTTTAAGTCATCCAGCTCTATTAAAAAATTATTTGAATTCATATTTATTTTATTTATTTTTGCTGAAAATAAAGAGATATTTAAAAGCAAAAATAAAAAAAGAGTAAGAATTTTCTTCATAATTTTCCTTTCTATAATAAGAAAAGGGTGTTGTAAATTAGATTTTTAAAGATTTTGCTTAGCAGCCTAAATATAAAAATTCAATATTTTTAAAAAGCATAGCTTTAATAAAATATTAGAAATTATTATTAGGCATTACTTCAAACTCTTTACAACCTTCAAAATGCAACAGCCCTGTTCAATTTTATATTGTATTTTTATTAAGAATTAAGAACAGATGATATAGCAGATTTTCTAAAAGTTAATTTTACTCCTTTATCTACTCTAACTTCAACATATTCTTCACCAACAAAGGCAATAGTTCCTTTTATTCCACCTATAGTTAAAACTTCAACCCCTTCTTTTAATGAATTGTAAAGCTCTTGTTGTTGTTTTTGTTTTTTCTTATTTGGTCGCATAACTAAGAAATAAAAAATTAATATCCATACAACTATAATAATTATTGTGCTACCATATTTTGCATAAAGTTCTTGCATCTATCTTTCCTCCTATAAAATTTAGTAAAATAATTTATTTTAGTATATCATGAATGCTTTTTTTATGCAAATTCAAATAAAAAAAATTAATAGCTTTGACAATTTGAAAATTTTATCATAAACTGTATATGTAAAAAATTAAGGCTAAAAATAAACTAAAATAAATGAGTTTAAGGAGTGAAAAAAGATGAAGTTAAGAAGTATAGAAACAGCTTTAAGAGCAGATGTAAGCCCACATGTACCAAATGCAGTGGATGCAATAGGAATTTTTGATAATTTGGTTCAACCCATATTTCCTTTTCCTTTACCGGAGCTATCTGTAATACTTTCATTTGAAGAAATGGAAGGTCCTACTATGTATGAGGTTAGAATTAATTCACCGGAAGATGAGTTAATAACTAAAGGAAGTTTTGGTGTTTTACCTGATCCTTTTGGTTATGGTAGAAAAGTTATAAACTTAGGTTCGATTTTAATACCTAAAAGAGGGGAATATACAATAGATGTTTTTGAAATATCGGCAGATAAGAATTTAAAATTCTTGAAAACCGACAGATTATTTATAGCTGAATTTCCACCACAAAGAGAATTTACAGATGCAGAAATAGAAGCGATATTGGCAGATGAAAATTTAATAAAAGTCGTAAAGACGGAATTTAAACCTTTAGAATTTGCTGAAGATCCTAATGTAGAAGCCGTTAAATTCCAAATATCACTGGATAAAAACTTAGCTCTTGAAGAAGGTCATATAGCGTTGCCGGAGGATGATATAGTAGAAATAAACGGTAAGAAATTTGATATGACAGGAATGAGAAGACATATTGAGTGGATGTTTGGTCAACCTATACCTAAGCCGGAAGAAACTCAAAAAGAAGCGGAAGAAGAAAATAAGGACACTGTAAAAGAAGAAGAAAACAAATAGAAAAAGTAAATAAAATCAAAAAAAGCTGTTATAAAAAGTTTTTAAAAACTTTCTTTAGCAGCTTTTTTGTTTATATGCTTTCTTTATACAGACATTAAAAATTTTCAAATTGGGAAAAAACTATAATTAAAAAATAAATCAATTAAGAAGTTATAAAACACAAAAAAAACTGAAAAAAGACAAAATAAATTATTCTAAAATATTGACAGGGGGGGTAGAGGTATATAATAAAAAATAATATACAAGAAAGGTGGATGTAAAATGAAAGAAAAGATAGAAAAAATGTTAAAAAGTCATTTAAAGAGGAAACTTACAATAACGACAGCCACATTAATAGCCTTTTTATTGTCATCAAATTTAGCAGTGGCAGGACAAAACTATCAAGTGGGAAATAATGGAATTAAAAGAGATGATTCAGGAACTTGGGAAGATGCAAAAGAATATTTAAAAAAGACAGATTTATTTAAAATAGGCGATAGTACAATAGAAAACAGATTAAAAGATTACTCATATTTTAACCTTTTAGCAGAAGTAAATAAGACTTTTATTAATAAAGGAGCAATTCAGTATTTAGAAAATAAAGGAACAGGTAAAATAGAAAATAGAGCACATATAACTCAAATTAATTCAAAAACAGAAAGTAAGATAGATAATTTAGGTTATATTAATACTATAGAATCAAATGGAAATATATTTAATAAGGCTTTTATTCATGTTCTTAAAGGGATAACTATAGAAAATGAAGGAATAATTTATATATTAAATGAAAATAAAAAAGTAAAAAACTATGGCTTAATAAGTCGAGTAGTGTCAGGAAAAGTAGCTAATACAGAAAAAATAGATAATTATGGAATAATAAACTTTGAAGATACAGCAGATTATAATATATTAAATGGAGCAGGTAAACTTGATAATAAAGGAATAGTAATAAATGACTTAAATAATTTTACAGCAAGCGGAAATACAGATGATAAAGGAAGAGCAATAAAGAATTATAAAAATCAAGCTATAGCAGATACAAAAATAACTAATGGAATATTAAATACCTATAAAGGAACAGTAAATAAAGATTTAACACTAAATAATAATTCAATTTTTAATATGAGAGAAGGAACAATAGAAGCAGATAAAAAATTAAGCTTTAATAATTCAACAGCTAATATAGTTGCAGTAGGATTTAAAAATGGAACAGAATTAGAATTTAAAAATAATAGTACTATAGGAGAAATATATATAAATGCTAATAATTTAAAGAACTTAACTATAGATAATACAACAGTAGTTGGAGATATTGATATAAATGGAAATGTAGAAACAATAAATTTAGTTCCAAATAAATCAAATGTAAATAGAATATTAAGAATAAATGATTTTTATACAGATAGAGATAAAAAAATAAATACTAATATCTCAACCAATGTAGATTTATTAGGAAGAACAGATATAGGAAATATAACAGTAGAAAGTGATGGAAGACTTACTATAGCTAATGGAGCTTTATTATGGAATGGAAAAAAAGCAGGAAAGTTATATAAAAAAGATATAAAGATAGAGAATGGTGGAAAGATATTAGTGGGAGTAGATCCTTATAATATAGGAATAGTTGAAGAATTAGGAGAAGGAAATAATTTAACAGACTCTGTTAAGGGACAAAATGACCCGGATAAAACTTCTGAAAGACTGGCACAAGATAAATTAAATATAGATGCAGATTCATTATTGCATGATATAGTAATAATGCCAGAGGAAGAAATTATTTATGAAAAGGGTTTACCTAGTGAATATAAAGCAAAGGTAAGAAATAAATATAAGGTAATTGAAATACCAGAACTTCCAAAGAAAGACCCGGATAAACCAAGTAAACCGGGTACACCAAAGAAACCGGATAAACCAAGTAAACCGGGTACACCAAAAAAACCGGAACAAAAACTTGTATGGGACTATGACTATTTAAATGCTGTATATCTAAGTTTGTTAGATGCAGATAAAATAAAATATTTCTCTGTATATTCAGATAATGAATTAGATGGCTTCTATAGTTATCTAAGAGATATCTATGCAAATAATCCTTATACGGTAACAGCA from Fusobacterium russii ATCC 25533 encodes the following:
- the panC gene encoding pantoate--beta-alanine ligase; this translates as MKVIEDLKELKQFVKEQKKLGKSIGLVPTMGYLHEGHQALMKKAREENDIVIVSDFVNPIQFGPNEDYDAYPRNLEHDIEKCSEQGVDILFVPSVEDMYSTNYATYVNVEGLTDNLCGAQRPGHFRGVCTVVLKLFNITKANRAYFGKKDIQQLMIIRRMVKDLDIDIEIVALPIIRETDGLAKSSRNKYLSDEQRKAALSLSKALELAQTMIDKGEKNTKVLREAMREIFKKLPCTIDYIKIVDGETLKDIENITGPSIIALAIKFGTTRLIDNRTVGF
- a CDS encoding Rossmann-like and DUF2520 domain-containing protein, which encodes MDIGFIGAGKVCHALSFYFNKAHCIKGLYSKNFIDSQLLAEKIKVKAYDNLKEVILCSELIFISTNDDQIKKVAEAIAELNLDISSKSFAHLSGSLDSKELQVLYEKGAKVFSFHPLQSFSDSQIAIQQLPHTVFTIEGQGNYELIVKNLLKDYTNEYIKISTDNKALYHIAAVILSNYLVTLYGLSEEILTKIGMSQKQAKGLLTSLLDSTVSNIKDKGFKALTGPLERGDLITIQHHLKNLKNDTQTRKVYKSLALETLILLKKNGREVSDDLLKIFIEESLI
- the yajC gene encoding preprotein translocase subunit YajC, coding for MQELYAKYGSTIIIIVVWILIFYFLVMRPNKKKQKQQQELYNSLKEGVEVLTIGGIKGTIAFVGEEYVEVRVDKGVKLTFRKSAISSVLNS
- a CDS encoding N-acetylmuramoyl-L-alanine amidase family protein, with protein sequence MNSNNFLIELDDLKSNESIVSADEDTRLIYIEILNLDKKSISKLTSDLEDKIKKSGFFEDIMINRGDNNILLTLQLFPKISYIIDNSSKKIDIALYKTNKNKHLIIIDPGHGGKDPGAVRGKVYEKDIVFAISKHLREELSKDFNILITRDKDIFIKLHDRPKMGNNAGAKLFVSVHANASHNTKAHGIEVFYFSRKSSPYAERIANFENSFGEKYGENTDDIAQISGELAYKKNQENSIILAQDIVDNVSSAVGLRNGGIHGANFAVLRGFNGPGILIEVGFVSNAEDRKIITDPTVQKQMAIEIANSIRNYFN
- the panB gene encoding 3-methyl-2-oxobutanoate hydroxymethyltransferase, with the protein product MRKKVTTRSFQKFKETGKKITMMTAYDYSTAKLLDEAGIDSILVGDSLGNVILGYEDTIYVTMEDMIHHIRAVAKGAKNPLIIGDMPYLSYHGDVNEAVRNAGRLIQEGHAQAVKLEGGREILDVVNALVRAKIPVVGHIGLTPQSVNQMGGYLIQGKKAEDAQRLLEDAKLLDEAGVFALVIECVPKQVAEKITEEVKCPTIGIGAGNVTDGQVLVSNDAFGTYSDKSPSFVRVFGNVGEVIKNSTKSFIEAVEKGEFPNDKESFHIGEQEAEEWCKLYGEQNSNK